The following proteins come from a genomic window of Carassius auratus strain Wakin chromosome 18, ASM336829v1, whole genome shotgun sequence:
- the LOC113118765 gene encoding CUB and zona pellucida-like domain-containing protein 1: MSPTTTDLTTTTDSTTMTTSELTTTTIATTTQTTTTFPMTTTATKTTTLALSKIPLQFSLQVDGPAPSCTEGEYLPRFLHPTPHHGEQLNARVNQGLEIRVKASASFSRIIDVIISGPLNSTKYKTTTGEYVINWTPTAENYGQHFPFCFIAEGQHGSNIYHSEMRCVVAKVNGKGPEANVTCSQNSMSVTIKRSSIKNLHGDHLRLINPSCRVYTNSTHLFTNTLLNDCGTKIEENNDELIFKNKIITVDDPRDIITRKDNLEIEIQCKYQKRSNITLEFDTHRPPISISEKGFGTFNYQFEFFASANFQNSRHPESYPLEYDVGDKIFMKIEPVTPVLNTEIFLESCMAIPYDNPNYPVSYPIIKNGCIVDETVKFFSSHQPYIQFEMEAFKFIGFHDQVFISCSIIICQANNPNTRCAQGCVNSTVAPPPHHQHKREAPIQTGSHFISQGPLRLKRSASQVAVSPGLNLNLVVIAVCLVATVAMVCGVIVSRAREKKIRYKPVSSHDF; this comes from the exons ATGTCACCAACAACGACTGATTTAACCACAACAACTGATTCAACCACAATGACCACATCTGAACTTACTACAACAACAATAGCCACTACTACACAAACAACAACCACATTTCCAATGACAACCactgcaacaaaaacaacaactttggcATTGAGTAAAATACCTCTTCAGTTTTCGCTTCAAG TTGATGGTCCAGCACCATCTTGTACTGAGGGTGAATATCTACCAAGGTTTCTCCACCCAACTCCACATCATGGAGAACAACTGAATGCTCGTGTAAATCAAGGGCTTGAGATCAGAGTGAAAGCATCTGCATCTTTTTCAAG AATCATTGATGTCATCATTAGTGGACCTCTAAACAGCACAAagtacaaaaccaccactggggAATATGTGATCAACTGGACACCAACTGCAGAAAACTATGGCCAACATTTTCCATTTTGCTTCATCGCAGAAGGACAACATGG ATCTAATATTTACCACTCTGAGATGAGGTGCGTTGTTGCAAAGGTGAATGGTAAAG GACCTGAGGCAAATGTAACCTGCTCTCAAAACTCAATGTCAGTGACAATTAAGAGATCCTCCATCAAAAACCTCCATGGTGACCACTTGAGACTGATAAATCCGTCTTGTCGGGTTTACACTAACAGTACCCACCTGTTCACCAACACACTTCTAAATGACTGTGGCACCAAGATTGAG GAGAACAATGATGAACTCATCTTCAAGAATAAAATCATTACAGTTGATGATCCCAGGGACATTATAACCAGAAAGGATAACCTAGAAATTGAAATCCAGTGCAAGTACCAGAAAAGAAGCAATATTACTCTGGAGTTCGATACTCACAGACCACcaatcagtatctcagaaaaagGTTTTGGCACATTCAACTATCAGTTTGAGTTTTTTGCTTCAGCAAATTTCCAGAACAGCAGGCATCCAGAATCTTACCCACTTGAGTATGATGTGGGCGACAAGATCTTCATGAAGATTGAGCCCGTCACTCCAGTCCTAAACACAGAGATCTTCCTCGAGTCATGTATGGCTATTCCTTACGATAATCCCAATTACCCAGTCTCCTATCCCATCATCAAGAATGG ATGCATTGTGGATGAAACAGTTAAATTTTTCTCAAGTCACCAACCATATATCCAGTTTGAAATGGAGGCTTTCAAATTTATTGGGTTCCATGACCAG GTGTTCATCAGCTGCTCAATCATCATATGCCAGGCCAACAATCCCAACACCCGCTGCGCTCAGGGCTGCGTCAACAGCACAGTCGCCCCACCGCCCCACCACCAGCACAAAAGAGAGGCTCCCATCCAGACCGGCAGTCACTTCATCTCCCAGGGTCCCCTGCGGCTGAAGAGGAGCGCATCTC AGGTCGCCGTAAGCCCTGGTCTAAATCTAAACCTTGTTGTCATCGCTGTTTGTCTTGTGGCAACAGTAGCCATGGTGTGTGGAGTGATCGTCAGCAGAGCCAGAGAGAAAAAGATCAGATACAAACCTGTGTCATCACACGACTTTTAG
- the LOC113117991 gene encoding uncharacterized protein LOC113117991, with protein MQSPSGTPFADIIQSLAGLHQEQHQHMLAIKEEQDKRFEALLRAQHEDRELFRSWVDREARATPSFKDQTSPLPLNKMGPQDDPEAFLDLFEKSAEARGWPPADWPLRLIPLLSGEAQVAAHQLPVQNLLAYQDLKRAILQRVGRTPEQHRQRFRTLTLEESGRPFVMAQQLRDSCRKWLMADSSDVEDVIDRVVLEQFVAKLPRKTAQWVQCHRPTSLNQAIQLAEDQMVACPGVGDPLPSASLSSSLSSPPLSLPKSVPLPRSRGGLPSKLAPRWRTNYGAESPAGPRAPPRGGTSPMGSVPQAPASPLSPRQSLDLLLAARVAVKSGPACWRCGDPGHFIDRCPVMEVGTLIRVPDAPKAALDQAGLYQIPTDASNRGLGAVLSQEVEGEERPVLYISRKLSKRETMYSTIEKECLAIRWAVLTLRYYLLGREFTLCSDHAPLQWLHRMKDTNARITRWYLALQPFKFQVIHR; from the exons atgcaatctccgtcaggtacgccatttgcggacatcatCCAGTCGCTCGCCGGTCTTCATCAGGAACAACATCAACACATGCTGGCGATCAAGGAGGAGCAGGACAAACGCTTCGAGGCGCTCCTCCGGGCCCAGCATGAAGACCGCGAGCTATTCCGGAGCTGGGTAGACCGGGAGGCCCGGGCCACCCCTTCGTTTAAAGACCAGACATCTCCTCTGCCGCTCAACAAGATGGGGCCTCAGGATGacccggaggccttcctggacctGTTTGAAAAATCGGCAGAGGCTCGAGGGTGGCCCCCTGCGGACTGGCCCCTGCGGCTCATTCCCCTGCTGTCCGGGGAAGCGCAGGTGGCCGCTCACCAACTGCCAGTCCAAAACCTCCTGGCCTACCAGGACCTCAAGCGTGCCATCCTCCAGCGGGTCGGTCGGACTCCGGAGCAACATCGCCAGAGGTTCAGGACTCTAACCCTGGAAGAGTCTGGCCGGCCCTTCGTGAtggcacagcagctccgggattccTGCCGCAAGTGGTTGATGGCCGACAGTAGCGACGTCGAGGACGTGATCGATCgtgtggtactggagcagttcgtgGCCAAGCTGCCAAGGAAGACAgcgcagtgggtccagtgccaccgcccgacgtcgctgaaccaggccatccagctggcggaagaccaaatggtggcgtgtccaggggtcggcgaccccttaccatctgcttctctctcttcttctctctcctcccctcccctctctctccctaaaTCTGTCCCTCTCCCCAGGTCCCGTGGGGGGCTTCCGTCGAAGCTAGCCCCGAGGTGGAGGACGAATTACGGGGCTGAGTCACCAGCAGGTCCCAGGGCTCCTCCCAGGGGTGGGACCTCGCCCATGGGATCCGTTCCCCAGGCCCCGGCCTCTCCGCTCTCTCCTCGCCAATCGCTTGACCTACTTCTTGCCGCCAGGGTGGCGGTAAAGTCTGGGccggcctgttggcgttgcggggacccagGGCATTTTATCGATAGGTGTCCGGTGATGGAAGTGGGGACGTTGATCCGGGTCCCCGACGCGCCAAAGGCTGCCCTCGATCAGGCTGGCTTATACCAAATACCA acagacgcgtcgaacagagggttgggcgcagtcctgtcccaggaggtggagggggaagaacggccggtgctgtacatcagtcggaagctctctaagagagagacgatgtacagcaccatagaaaaagaATGTCTAGCGATCAGGTGGGCTGTTCTTACCCTCCGTTATTACCTCCTggggcgggagttcaccctctgttcggaccacgctcctctgcagtggctccaccgcatgaaagataccaacgcgcggatcacccggtggtatctagctttacagccatttaaatttcaggtgatccacag ATGA